The following proteins come from a genomic window of Corynebacterium crudilactis:
- a CDS encoding DUF3515 domain-containing protein — protein MSAVNSAGQPATGEINKTPMIIALILSIVLVLAVLVGARVLLGPAGQQQIAMSALPAAEADSAECAALVEALPNEAFGHTRAAIMDPVPPGAAAWSTTELERVTLRCGVDMPFQYSALANTVEVEGTTWLPISDMTPGSSLQTWYSVNRFPVVAITADDTSTGNADNPVAPFSTAVAQLEQREGTPFDAPLVTLASASSPQSCTTLFDALPQQLKVGGEDGTTYNRIDDARMKSAGYTADAFAWDAPGLEPIVIRCGVAPSENYAAGAMLQQIDGIPWFEDTLLASGTTSSTWYALGRETDTAVDLPQAAASSLITISGFIEDAIPAE, from the coding sequence ATGAGTGCCGTGAACAGCGCTGGTCAACCAGCCACCGGGGAAATCAACAAAACCCCCATGATTATTGCCCTAATTTTGTCTATTGTTTTGGTGCTGGCGGTGCTTGTCGGCGCCCGCGTCCTCTTAGGCCCCGCCGGCCAGCAACAAATCGCAATGAGTGCACTCCCCGCAGCCGAAGCAGACTCCGCAGAATGCGCAGCCTTGGTAGAAGCACTACCCAACGAAGCTTTCGGGCACACCCGCGCAGCCATCATGGATCCAGTTCCTCCCGGCGCGGCAGCCTGGTCCACCACTGAATTAGAACGCGTCACGCTGCGCTGCGGTGTGGATATGCCTTTCCAATACTCCGCACTGGCCAACACCGTTGAGGTAGAGGGCACCACCTGGCTGCCGATTTCCGATATGACCCCAGGTTCCTCCCTCCAGACCTGGTATTCCGTCAACCGCTTCCCTGTCGTCGCGATCACCGCCGATGACACCAGCACCGGAAACGCTGACAACCCAGTTGCCCCATTCAGCACGGCAGTAGCGCAACTAGAGCAGCGCGAAGGCACGCCTTTCGACGCCCCCCTTGTCACGCTTGCTTCAGCAAGCAGCCCTCAATCATGCACAACGCTTTTCGACGCCCTCCCTCAGCAACTCAAGGTCGGCGGCGAAGATGGCACAACATACAACCGCATCGATGATGCCCGTATGAAGTCCGCTGGATATACTGCCGATGCCTTCGCCTGGGACGCGCCGGGCTTGGAGCCGATTGTGATTCGTTGTGGCGTTGCCCCTTCTGAAAACTATGCGGCTGGTGCCATGCTCCAGCAAATTGATGGCATCCCGTGGTTTGAGGACACTTTGCTTGCCTCTGGCACGACATCATCCACCTGGTACGCCTTGGGTCGAGAAACTGATACTGCAGTAGATCTGCCACAGGCTGCAGCTTCTTCTTTGATCACCATTTCTGGGTTCATTGAAGATGCTATTCCAGCTGAATAA
- a CDS encoding thiamine-phosphate kinase: MVYSLTFPDSLSDGPTVGDLGEFEVIRVITEQAGSALNGDDAAVLRHASPNSRAVVTTDMLVAGRHFQLDWSTPEQIGQKAIVQNFADIEAMGARPVAVLLAISAPSYTPVEFVRGLARGMNQRLEEYSAELVGGDITGGDSLVVSVTAIGQLGGSLPELTLGRARPGQSVVAHGRIGYSAAGLALLQHFGPDKVPAHLRPLVDAHCAPVLSPGRGMVARATGATAMTDNSDGLIVDLSQMAKKSGVRIDVDSSSIGPDELLSEAASVLGTDAWRWILSGGEDHTLLSTTFGDAPSGFRTIGKVTKSRLDDLVTVDKKTPAYSDGWRSF, encoded by the coding sequence TTGGTGTATTCACTGACGTTCCCCGATTCGCTAAGTGACGGACCCACCGTTGGAGATCTTGGGGAGTTTGAAGTGATTCGGGTGATCACAGAGCAAGCTGGATCTGCACTCAACGGTGATGATGCGGCGGTGTTGCGGCATGCATCGCCTAATTCTCGGGCGGTGGTGACCACGGATATGTTGGTTGCGGGTCGGCATTTCCAATTGGATTGGTCTACGCCTGAGCAGATTGGGCAAAAGGCTATTGTGCAAAACTTTGCCGATATTGAGGCCATGGGTGCGCGTCCGGTAGCGGTGTTATTGGCTATTTCTGCGCCGTCTTATACTCCGGTGGAGTTTGTGCGCGGGTTGGCTAGGGGTATGAATCAACGCTTGGAGGAATACTCCGCTGAGCTCGTTGGTGGCGATATCACTGGTGGGGATTCCCTCGTGGTGTCTGTGACTGCGATTGGGCAATTAGGCGGTTCGCTTCCAGAACTGACATTGGGGCGTGCACGTCCTGGCCAAAGCGTAGTGGCCCATGGCCGGATTGGTTATTCCGCAGCCGGTCTTGCCTTGTTGCAACATTTTGGCCCCGATAAGGTGCCAGCGCATCTTCGCCCTCTCGTTGATGCCCATTGCGCTCCTGTGCTTAGTCCAGGCCGCGGCATGGTTGCGCGCGCTACGGGCGCAACTGCCATGACAGATAACTCTGATGGATTGATCGTGGATCTTTCACAAATGGCTAAAAAATCTGGTGTGCGCATCGATGTGGATTCCTCCAGCATTGGCCCTGATGAACTACTCAGCGAAGCAGCCTCCGTATTGGGCACTGATGCATGGCGGTGGATCTTAAGCGGTGGGGAAGACCACACCCTATTATCCACCACCTTTGGTGATGCTCCCTCCGGCTTTAGGACGATTGGCAAAGTCACCAAATCTCGCCTTGATGATCTTGTCACCGTGGATAAGAAAACACCTGCCTACTCTGATGGTTGGAGGAGTTTTTAA
- a CDS encoding uracil-DNA glycosylase: MTTETLWSSIDELPIHDSWKPVLKPVEDTIIGIGAYLVQEVQEGRGFLPAQEDIFKAFSYPFESVKVLIMGQDPYPTPGHAMGLSFSTQPGVRPLPRSLNNIFKELSSDIGSAVSEAASADTSSNADNAARENQQGTLDLGLTAIPVTSEATPAQQLPVDGDLRAWSNQGVALFNRVLTVSPGQAGSHKGKGWEIVTEQAITALAQRPQPLVAILWGKQAQEVQKFLGDTPTICSVHPSPLSASRGFFGSKPFSQANEILDNLGTTKINWQL; encoded by the coding sequence ATGACCACTGAAACCCTGTGGAGCTCCATCGATGAGCTACCCATCCACGATTCCTGGAAGCCCGTTTTAAAACCAGTAGAAGACACCATCATTGGCATCGGCGCCTACCTGGTTCAAGAAGTCCAAGAAGGCCGAGGATTTCTTCCAGCCCAAGAAGATATCTTCAAAGCCTTTAGCTATCCTTTTGAATCAGTAAAAGTGCTGATCATGGGACAAGATCCCTATCCCACCCCAGGCCATGCCATGGGCTTGAGCTTTTCCACCCAACCAGGGGTTCGGCCACTGCCACGCAGCTTGAACAATATCTTCAAAGAGCTAAGCAGCGACATTGGCAGCGCAGTATCCGAGGCCGCATCCGCTGACACATCCTCCAACGCAGACAATGCAGCTAGAGAAAACCAGCAAGGCACCTTAGACCTCGGCCTCACAGCCATCCCAGTTACCTCGGAGGCTACTCCCGCACAACAGCTGCCTGTGGACGGCGACCTGAGAGCCTGGAGTAACCAAGGTGTCGCACTATTTAACCGCGTCCTTACGGTTTCTCCTGGACAAGCAGGAAGCCATAAAGGCAAAGGCTGGGAAATCGTGACAGAACAAGCCATCACCGCCCTAGCCCAAAGACCACAGCCACTGGTCGCCATCCTGTGGGGTAAACAAGCCCAAGAAGTACAGAAATTCTTAGGCGATACTCCCACTATTTGCTCGGTACACCCCTCGCCACTATCGGCATCACGCGGTTTTTTCGGCTCGAAGCCATTTAGTCAAGCGAACGAAATTTTAGACAACCTCGGTACCACCAAGATCAACTGGCAACTGTAA